Proteins encoded by one window of Anaerosalibacter sp. Marseille-P3206:
- a CDS encoding ABC transporter ATP-binding protein: MIKAENIDKYLGGVKILDNVNLEVKKGSIYGLIGPNGAGKTTLIKCLVGIYKPESGSAIITGENIIENTKVKSRIGYVSDYQYFYPNFKIAEMKEFYKNTYPMWNEERYQNLKKLFKLDENKKIRHLSKGMKTQVSLLLNLSIMPNVLILDEPTSGLDPVIKREVLNLLVEEVSMNETTILISTHNLGELERICDHIGIIYNGKILAEENIDELKTKVRKIQVAFKDSIPEEIVNHKAILSIENKGKVYQIITNDNIDEFIELLKKHNPILLETIDMSLEEIFIYKMGGEGYVFEDITL, translated from the coding sequence ATGATTAAAGCTGAAAATATAGATAAGTACTTAGGTGGAGTGAAAATATTAGACAATGTAAATCTAGAGGTAAAGAAGGGTTCTATCTATGGCCTTATTGGTCCAAATGGAGCAGGAAAAACTACACTTATTAAATGTTTAGTAGGAATTTATAAACCTGAAAGTGGAAGCGCAATTATAACTGGTGAAAATATAATAGAGAATACTAAAGTTAAATCTAGGATAGGATATGTTTCTGATTACCAATACTTTTATCCAAATTTTAAAATCGCTGAGATGAAAGAGTTTTATAAAAACACTTATCCTATGTGGAATGAAGAAAGATATCAAAATTTAAAGAAACTATTTAAGTTAGATGAAAATAAAAAAATTAGGCATTTATCTAAGGGAATGAAAACTCAAGTTTCATTATTATTAAATTTATCTATAATGCCAAATGTACTTATACTTGATGAGCCAACTTCAGGACTTGACCCAGTTATCAAAAGAGAAGTGCTTAATCTTTTGGTAGAGGAAGTAAGTATGAATGAAACTACAATACTTATTTCTACTCACAATTTAGGTGAACTTGAACGTATTTGTGACCATATAGGAATAATTTATAATGGAAAAATACTTGCAGAAGAAAATATAGATGAGCTAAAGACTAAGGTTAGAAAAATTCAGGTAGCATTTAAAGATAGTATACCTGAGGAAATAGTTAATCACAAGGCTATTTTAAGTATAGAAAACAAAGGAAAGGTATATCAGATAATTACTAATGATAATATTGATGAATTTATAGAATTGCTTAAAAAGCATAATCCAATATTACTTGAAACTATCGATATGTCCTTAGAAGAAATATTTATATATAAGATGGGAGGGGAAGGATATGTATTTGAAGACATTACCCTTTAA
- a CDS encoding GntR family transcriptional regulator, with the protein MLNIDATSSTPIYEQIIDEVKEGILKGIIEPGEKLPSVRELAKMLTLNPNTIQKAYQELERQKVTVTIRGRGTFVSEDYQPRKDEERLMEVSELFKKGIVEAYYMGLTKEDICNLIEKLISELEGVEKDD; encoded by the coding sequence GTGTTAAATATAGATGCTACAAGTAGTACTCCAATATATGAACAGATTATTGATGAAGTGAAGGAAGGAATTTTGAAAGGAATAATAGAACCTGGAGAAAAACTACCTTCTGTTAGAGAACTTGCAAAGATGTTGACTTTAAATCCTAATACTATACAAAAAGCTTATCAAGAGCTAGAAAGACAAAAGGTGACAGTTACTATTAGAGGTAGAGGTACTTTTGTTTCAGAGGATTATCAGCCAAGAAAGGATGAGGAAAGATTAATGGAAGTATCAGAACTGTTTAAAAAAGGAATAGTTGAAGCCTATTATATGGGGCTTACAAAAGAAGATATATGTAATTTGATTGAAAAATTGATAAGTGAATTAGAGGGGGTGGAGAAAGATGATTAA
- a CDS encoding ATP-dependent helicase — translation MKIELNKNQKSASLHKDGPALVLAVPGAGKTTVLIQRTRNLIKMYNVEPNEILSITFSRASANDMRERFDSMFGSTCFQSVKFSTIHSFSYTILREYAFRKNIKYTLIEGQNQYTNKNKLLKKIYYDLNGEYITEENLEGIVNTIGYIKNMMYTIDDFLEENKIDIKNFKEIYNIYEDYKSKYYLLDFDDMLLFTYRILKQDKYLLNKYRNKYSYIQVDEGQDTSKLQLEIIKTIATPKNNLFIVADDDQSIYGFRGAFPKGLLNFDKDYPNAKLFYMEENYRSSKNIVNVCNKFIKQNTLRYNKNLFTKNKILKPIQIIRAETVLDQYEYLIGELKKYNDYPNTAILYRNNISALGLIEYLAKNDIPFYIRDKKINYHNQWIVKDIVEFLKLAYDDTNIQAFENIYYKMRGFTFKKYVSFAKTLDYNMSVFDRLLKYPRLNEDYVKLYNELKRDFKYLAKLNPKDSIAFIESNLKYERYLKENSIKFGYTYDSLKTILFDLKMIAENTEDINEFLGRLKYLDYLISQSSKERNGVTLTTIHSAKGLEFKNVYMVDLIDGDFPTSNSIEAFFKGNLDLLEEERRLFYVGMTRAKEVLDLITVKFRNDKIVEPSRFLVELEELFKE, via the coding sequence ATGAAAATTGAATTAAATAAAAATCAGAAAAGTGCATCTCTTCATAAAGATGGTCCAGCTTTGGTATTAGCTGTACCAGGGGCAGGAAAAACTACTGTTCTAATTCAAAGAACACGAAACTTAATTAAAATGTATAATGTTGAGCCAAACGAAATTCTCTCTATAACTTTCAGTAGAGCTTCAGCTAATGACATGAGAGAAAGGTTTGATAGTATGTTTGGCTCTACTTGTTTTCAATCTGTAAAATTTTCTACTATTCATAGTTTTTCTTACACAATATTAAGAGAATATGCCTTTAGAAAAAATATCAAATACACATTAATTGAAGGTCAAAATCAATATACAAATAAAAATAAACTCCTAAAAAAAATCTATTATGATTTAAATGGAGAATATATAACAGAAGAAAATCTAGAAGGCATTGTAAATACCATTGGATATATAAAAAACATGATGTATACAATAGATGATTTCTTAGAAGAAAATAAAATTGATATAAAAAATTTCAAAGAAATATACAATATCTATGAAGACTATAAGTCAAAATACTATTTATTAGACTTTGATGATATGCTCTTATTTACATATAGAATACTAAAACAAGATAAATATTTACTCAATAAATATAGGAACAAATACTCGTATATACAAGTAGATGAAGGACAAGACACATCAAAACTTCAATTAGAAATAATAAAAACTATTGCTACTCCTAAGAACAATCTATTCATTGTTGCAGATGATGACCAATCTATATATGGATTTAGAGGAGCTTTTCCAAAGGGACTACTAAATTTTGATAAGGACTATCCAAATGCTAAGCTATTTTACATGGAAGAAAACTACCGCTCGTCTAAAAATATAGTAAATGTATGTAACAAATTTATAAAGCAAAATACCTTAAGATATAATAAAAATTTATTCACTAAAAATAAAATCTTAAAACCTATTCAAATAATTAGAGCTGAAACTGTACTTGATCAATATGAGTATTTGATAGGTGAATTAAAAAAATACAATGATTATCCAAATACAGCAATTCTATATAGAAATAATATCTCTGCCTTAGGTCTTATAGAGTACTTAGCAAAAAATGATATCCCTTTTTACATAAGAGATAAAAAGATTAACTACCACAATCAATGGATAGTAAAAGATATAGTTGAGTTTTTAAAACTTGCATATGATGATACAAATATACAGGCCTTTGAAAATATCTACTACAAGATGAGAGGATTTACATTTAAAAAGTATGTTAGTTTTGCAAAAACTTTAGATTACAATATGTCTGTATTTGATAGACTCCTTAAATATCCTAGATTAAATGAAGACTATGTAAAATTATATAATGAATTAAAAAGGGACTTTAAATATTTAGCAAAGCTAAATCCAAAAGATTCAATTGCGTTTATAGAAAGCAATTTGAAATATGAAAGATATCTTAAAGAAAACTCCATCAAATTTGGATATACTTATGATTCACTTAAAACAATACTGTTTGATTTAAAAATGATTGCAGAGAATACAGAAGATATAAATGAATTTTTAGGTCGCCTTAAATATTTAGATTATTTGATTAGTCAATCCTCTAAGGAAAGAAATGGTGTAACTTTAACTACAATTCACTCTGCAAAGGGACTTGAATTTAAAAATGTATATATGGTAGATTTAATTGATGGAGATTTTCCAACTTCTAATAGTATTGAAGCTTTTTTCAAAGGTAATCTCGATCTTTTAGAAGAAGAAAGAAGACTTTTTTATGTTGGAATGACTAGAGCTAAAGAAGTATTAGATCTTATAACTGTTAAATTTAGAAATGATAAAATAGTGGAGCCTTCTAGGTTCTTAGTTGAACTTGAAGAGTTGTTTAAAGAATAA
- a CDS encoding proline racemase: MEFVKSINVVDTHTMGEPTRILVGGLPVIPGNTMPEKKKYLEENMDHIRTMLMHEPRGHKDMFGAIITQPTCQEADIGVIFMDGGGYLNMCGHGSIGVSTMLVETGMVEKVEPVTEIVLEAPAGLIKARVEVENGKVKGTSITNVPSFLYKEDLEIEVPNVGKVKLDISFGGSFFALVNAKELGMKVDLENVNELVDIGMAIRDILNRDVNILHPEKPHIKTIDLVEIYDLPSTKGADLKNVVIFGMGQVDRSPCGTGTSAKLATLYAKGKIGIDEPFVYESITGTTFRGRVVKETKIGEYSGIVPEITGRAYITGFNQIVVDPDDPFKDGFLL; the protein is encoded by the coding sequence ATGGAATTTGTTAAGAGCATTAATGTTGTTGACACTCATACAATGGGAGAGCCTACTAGAATTCTAGTAGGTGGTCTCCCTGTAATACCTGGTAACACCATGCCAGAGAAAAAGAAATACTTAGAAGAGAATATGGATCATATAAGGACAATGCTAATGCATGAACCAAGAGGTCATAAGGACATGTTTGGTGCTATAATCACCCAACCAACTTGTCAAGAGGCTGATATAGGTGTTATATTTATGGATGGTGGAGGCTACTTAAACATGTGTGGACATGGTTCTATAGGTGTATCTACTATGCTTGTGGAAACTGGCATGGTTGAAAAGGTAGAACCTGTGACAGAAATAGTATTAGAAGCTCCAGCTGGACTTATAAAGGCTAGAGTAGAAGTAGAAAACGGAAAAGTTAAAGGTACTTCTATAACTAATGTTCCATCATTCCTATACAAAGAAGACCTAGAAATTGAAGTACCTAATGTAGGAAAAGTAAAATTAGATATCTCCTTTGGGGGAAGTTTTTTTGCATTAGTTAATGCAAAAGAATTGGGAATGAAGGTAGATTTAGAAAATGTTAATGAACTAGTAGATATTGGAATGGCTATAAGAGATATATTAAACAGAGATGTTAATATATTACATCCAGAAAAGCCTCATATAAAAACAATTGATTTAGTAGAAATATATGACTTACCTTCAACTAAAGGAGCAGATTTGAAAAATGTAGTAATATTTGGGATGGGACAGGTTGACCGCTCTCCTTGTGGTACTGGAACCAGTGCAAAATTAGCAACACTATATGCTAAAGGGAAAATCGGTATAGATGAACCATTTGTATATGAAAGTATTACTGGAACTACATTTAGAGGAAGAGTTGTAAAAGAAACAAAAATAGGAGAATATTCTGGAATTGTTCCTGAAATTACAGGAAGAGCATATATAACAGGATTTAATCAAATTGTAGTTGATCCAGATGATCCATTTAAAGATGGCTTTTTATTATAA